The DNA segment GGTCCCTCTCTTCGTCTTCGAAAAACAAGCGGGCCACCGCCGAATCCTGGCCCCAGATCATCGCCAGTCCGAGCAGCATCGCCATGTAGAGCGCGAGGTCGAGGCGCCCGTAGTCGGCAACGCTCATGCTGCGCGTGAGGATGGGAAAGAGCAGCAGCGAGAAGCTCTTGCTGAAAGTGGAAGCCAGACCGTAAACCGCTGTGTCGGTTGCTAGGAAGCGCAGCCGTTGCCGCGTCGACCCAATCCGCGGATCGGGTTCCGTCCGCTCCGTCGTCATGGCCTATCGGCCGGTGCGGAATACGCGGCCTCTTGCCTGCCGGCTCGCGCGCTCCATTCTGTCAGGTGCTCGGGAAAGTTCACCAAGACGCCCATGCCGCGCTTCTGGAATACGACCATGCTGCCCAGCGCGACCGCCGATGCGCCTGACTGGTCGACCGCTTCCATGATATCGGCGTCGCGTCCCGCGCCCCCGTGCGCGATCACGGGGATACCGACCGCGGCACTGACCGCGGCAATGAGGGGCTGGTCGAAGCCGGTCCAGGTCCCTTCGCGATCAATGGAGGTCAGCAGGATCTCCCCTGCCCCCGCGTCCGCCACCCGGCGGGCCCAGTCGACGGGCGGCACCCTCTGCGCCTGCCGTGCCGAGCGGGACCGGCACTGCCAGCGTCCTTGGGCTCCCGCGACGTCGATCGCCGCAATGACGCATTGGCTGCCGAAGGCGTTCGCGATTTCCGATATAAGCCCAGGCCGCTCATAAGCGGCGGTGCCGATGATGATTTTCTCCATCCCCAGCCGAAGCACCCGCTCCGCCTCTTCGACGCGCGTGATGCCGCCGCCATAGGCCACCGGCATGAAGCATTCGTCGGCCAGCTCCTCGAGGACCTGAAAATCAGGCCCGCGCCCTTCCGTACTGGCCGCGATGTCGACGATGGCAAGTTCGTCAACTTCGCATTCGTTGAAGATACGGCAGGTGTTCGCCGGATCGCCGATATACTCGAACCGGCCGAACCGCCGCGTCTTCACGAGCGACCCATGGCGCAGCTGGAGGCAGGGAATGATCCGCGTCCGCAGCATTCCTAGAGCGCTCCGAAGGCGGCGAGGAATGCCCTGCCGAAGCGATGGCTCTTTTCCGGATGGAACTGCGCGCCGTAGACGTTGCCGGCCATGATCCCGGCGTCGAAGGGCCCGCCGTAGCTGCACGTCAGCATCGAATGCGCATCGTCATCGACCGATACGCGGTAGCTATGGACGAAGTAGAAGCGGGTCTCACCCGAGAAGTGCGCGGTGAGGGGCGAAGGGTTGGTCGCCGCCACGAGATTCCAGCCCATGTGAGGCACCTTGAGACCGGTCCCTGCGGGGAAGCGGCGGGTCTCGGCCGCGATGTAACCGAGGCCCGGCCGGTTGCCTTCTTCGCTGCCCCTGGTCAGCAATTGCATGCCAAGGCAGATGCCGAGCGTGGGCACCCTTCGGTGCAGCACCATCTCGTCAAGCATGTCGCGAAGCCCCGACGCCTCGAGGCGTTCGATCGCGCGATCAAAGGCGCCGACGCCGGGAAGGATCAGCTTGTCGCAGCGGGCCATGTCTTCGCGCATGCCAACGATGGCGGCGGGATGGCCGGCGCGGCGCAGCATGTTGCGGACAGAGCCCAAGTTGCCGACACCATAATCGATGATGCCGATGGGGTATCTTTCGCCGCTCAATGCGCCGCCTCCTGCCGCCGGCGCTGCGCTGCTTCGGCGAGCATTCCGAGGTAACGTGCGGCGAGGGCCTGTCCCTGGTAACGCTCGTACCAAGCGCGCGCGCACTCTCCCATGCGCCGAAGCGCCGCCCGGTCGTGCGTTAGCAACGCCCGAGCGATCTCTTCCGCGGAAGCGCAGTTCAGGAAGGGGGGGAGGGGCCGATCGGGCAAGGCATAGGCGCTTTCGTTTTCCAGGTAATGGAGCATGGGCACCCCCTTCGAAAGAAATTCCCACCCCGCTCCGCCCCACAGCATTCCTGCAAACTCGCTGCCGCCGACGTGCGCATGATCGAGCAGCCGCATGATCTGAAGCCTTGTCATCAAGGGCAGCCAGATGATTTGATCGGCAATCCCCAGCTGCCCGATCAGCGCCTTCGAGGCGGCGACGTCAGGCCCATACTCAACCATGACAAGTAGCGCGGCGCGATCGCCGGTGCTGCCCACATAGCGCGCGAAACCTTCGATGAGCCATTGATTGCGCTTGCCGACCCCCCCCATGAACCGCGCGACCGGCAGCGTTTTCCAGAAATGGGAGACGTGGCTGAACACAGCCAGGCTTGCGCGGTCCATGCGCTCGGCCGCCTGCTGCAACTCGGCGGGCATTACGGGCTCTGATGCACTCGTTTCCGCATAGAGCATCGGAATGAACATATCGACAGTGGGGACCTGCAAACGACGGAAGGTGCCCAGCGAATGCTCGTGCCGGTTGGCGGTCACGATTGCATCGACGCCGTCCCTCAAGGCATGTTCCATCGCTCGCTTGCGCAGGGCGGTATAGGTCGAAGCCAGGGGCTTGCGCCATTTCCATTCGTGTTCGACGATGAATTCGCCGCCATCGCAATAGGGGACGAACATATCGAGGCGGCGGCCGATCCGCTGGCACAGGACGGGCGCGATGCCGTTGCCCAGCAAGGCCTCGAAATCACCGAGACGGCGAGCGAGCGGACCGAGGTCGCGATAAAAGACGTCGCGCCCCCCGTTCGAAACGCCGAGCTGATGCACGAAGGGCCGCCACCGGTCCCACATGGCCGTGTCGCACTGCGGCAGGAAATGGTCGTGCTCGTTGGCATACAGGAACAGATGCGCGTCGGCGCCCAGATCGCGCAAATGGCGCATCAGGGCGAAGTGATTGTTATTCATATTCCCGATAAGCGCGATGCGCGTCATCGCGGGTCCTCGTCGCTCGGCGTCGCGAAACAATATTTGAGGTAAAAGCTCATCGGCACGAGCTCGGCCCTGGCCAAGGCATAGAACAGCGGCCGCAAACGTTCGAACCGGCGTTTGTAGGTCGGGTAATCACGCCAGTTTTTCGGCGTCGCGGCCATGATCGCGTCATACTCGGACTCACTGAACCCCAGCCGTTTGCGCACATAGCTTACGAGTTCTTCTTCCACCTTCGGCGGCTCGCTATAGGCGGCCCAGGCGGTCTGGCGGTCCATCTTGCCGTTGCGGACCAGAGCGGCGAGCGTGTTGTTGCGAAAATCTGTCCCGAATTTCTGCGGCGCATAGACCCCATGGAAATAGGCGGTCATTCGATTTTCAAGGTGATGACCGCCGTAATATTCCCACCCATACTCTCTTTCCAGAAAGGCGCGGGCATCTTCTTTCGAGTAGTCGAGATACCAGAACGGCCTGATCTTTTTTATCCTGGCAATGCAGGACCAATAGATGAACCGTTCAAAGGTCATCAATGGATAGGTTTCCATTTTTCGCTGACCGAACCTGCGATGGATGGACTGGATATAGCGCCCATCGAAATAGTTCTTGCCCAAAGGGGATATCCCTTCGGTCACGAAACTATGGCCTTCCAAGATATACTTTACTTTATGCCGATGCGCAGCGCGATACATGACTTCGGCCAGCGCGAGATCGGTGGAAGCTTCGATCTCCGGCACCCCCGCAAGCATGAAGGCGCGAAAGATATCGTCGACCTCCTTGTTGTTGACCACCCAGGTGAAGAGATCGATATCGAGATGCTTGAGGACGCGGTGGATATTGAGCGTCGCGATCGAGCCGTTCCACGTGTTGTCGTAATGGACCGCCAGCGGACGCAGGCCATATTGCCTGGCCAGATAGAGCATGTAACTTGAATCGGTGCCGCCGGAGACGCCGATGACGCAATCGTAGGGCTTGCCGTGGCCTTCGCGCTTGATGTCCTCGACGGTCTGTTCGAGCTTGCGCACGCCCTTGGCTTGCCCGGTGCCGTATTCCTCAACCAGATCGTCGACCTGGTGACAGTAGTTGCAGACCCCGGCCTCGTCGAAGCCGATGGCAGGCACGCGCTCGTCATAGATACACCGGGTGCAGACCCGGTAGTTGGTCGGCAGGTCCTGGCCCGTTACGGGGGTCGGCGGCATCAGGATCTGCCCGCGCCCAACGGCCGGGCAGGCGTTCCGCCAACCCGGGCGCCCGGATCGACATCGCTAAGGACCAGCGAGTTGGCTCCGATCACCGCACCATCGCCGACCGTGACCCCTTTGGCGATCACGGCATTGGGACCCACATAACAATGGTGTCCGATCCTCGTGGGAGCGTACTCGTAAGGTTCTGCGCCGCCGCTCGTGGCCCAGCGCACCGTATCGTGAGAATAGATCTGCACGCCGGCGGAAATCGAACAGGTATCGCCGATGGTCAGCCCACCGGACCCGTCGAGTACGACGAACGGGCCGATCCAGGTGTCTTTTCCGACGCGCACCTCGCCAAAAACATAGGCGGTATCGTAGATCGAAGTCCCCTCGCCGAAGCCAAGCGCGCGTGCCTTGTCCCAGCGGTCCACGACATAATCGCCCAAGGGCAGCGTGCGGGTATAGGCTTCGTGAATGGCCTGGCGCCGCTGCGTCCAAAAGGCGCGAAGCTCATCCCATAAGCTCACAGCGTCTGCTCCATCCAGGAGTCGACATTGAGCAGCGACCAGATGAAGAGGCGGCGGTTCTCCGCGCCGTCGAGATGACGCTGCACGATGCGGTGCACAGTGGTGCGGTCGAGAACATCGTAGATCGGCGAATTGCCGGTCAGGAGCTTGCGGCGCACGAAGCCGATGCTGTCGCCGCGAAACCAGCTCGCATCCGGCGCCGAGAAACCCTGCTTGATGCCGCCGGTTATGTCCTGGGGAATATAGTTCGCCATGACATCGCGCAGGATCTGCTTGCCGTCCCGCGTCTTGGCGAAATAGCTGTTCTGCTTGTTGGCAGGTTCGTTCTCGTCGATGCGCACTACATCGGCCAGGTTGTTTAGCTTGAGCGCGACCGGGCAGCGCATGGCGAAATCGACAAGATCGTTGTCCATGAAAGGAACGCGGCTTTCAAGGCCGTGCGCCATCGAAAGCTTGTCCTCGACCACGAACAACCCGTGCAGGAACGTCTTCGCCTCGAAATAAAGCGAATGATTGATGAAGTCTTCGGGCCGTTCCAGCTCGTTGTCGTGATGTTCGAACACGGTTCTGAAGATCGACTTTGGATCGACATCCCGCGCGGTGTCGGCGATCGGGGCGAACAAAGACGCGCGGTCGGCATGGTCGATCAGGCGATGCCAGAAGCCGTAGTAGTTTTCGACGTATTGGTCGAAGCCGATGCAATTGACGGCACGATAATAGCGCCAGGGATACCCGCCGAAAAGCTCGTCGCCGCCGGCGCCCGACAGCACCACCTTGACGAATTTGCTGGCGAGCTTGGCGGCGTAGTAATTGGGGTAGCTCTGCCCGACCCGTGGCTCTTCGATATGACGGGCGAGCGCAGGGAGGCAGCGTTCCATATCGCCGGCCTTGAGCACCATCTCGTAGTGTTCGGTACGGAAGAGCGCGCTCATCGCCTCGGCCTTGACCCGCTCGTCAAAACCCAGCTCCAGGCCAGAGGCTGACGAGATGTCGAAGCCGCAGGTGAAGCTCTTCATGTTGGGGAACTCGCGGGCACCGAGCGCGGTCAGCGTTCCCGAGTCCATCCCTCCCGAAAGGTAGGAGCCTAGCTCGACGTCGGCCATCAATTGACGCGACACCGCTTGACGGAGCAGCCGGTCGAGCTCTTCGCGATACTCGCGGGGATCGGCGGGGTGGTCGGGTTCGCGGAAGCGATAATCCCAATAGCGGCGCTGCACCGGTTCACGCATCGCGCCCGGCTCGACCGTGGCGACTGTCGCCGCCGGCAGGATGCGCACGCTATCGAGCAAGGTGCGATCGGTGAAGATGTTCTGAAAGGTGAAATATTCCACCAGCGCCCGCCGGTCGAGCGTGCGCCGCGCGGCGGGGTGGGCGAGGATCGCCTTTTGCTCGGACCCGAACAGCAAAGTATTGCCGAAGATCGCCCAATAGAGCGGTTTGATGCCATAGCGATCGCGCGCGAGCATCAATCTTCGTTCGGTGCGGTCCCACAGGGCGAAGGCGAACATCCCGTTGAAGCGTTCGAGCGCTTTTTCGCCCCAGGCGTGGAGGGCGTTGAGGACGACCTCGCTGTCGGTGTCGGAGCGGAAGCCGTAGCCCAGCGCCTCGAGCTCGGCGCGCAGCTCGCGGTGATTGTAGACCTCGCCGTTGTAGGTCAGCACCAGACGCCCGTCGCGGCTGACCATCGGCTGTCGTCCCAGCTCGCTGAGATCGATGATGGCCAGGCGGCGGTGGCCGAAGGCAACCGGGCCTTCCACCCACTGCCCCTCGCCGTCGGGCCCACGATGGCGGACGGCGTCGGCCATGGCGCGCACATGGACGGGCGATGCCGCCTCTCCATCGAGATGGAGGATGCCCGCTATGCCACACATGGTGAATGAAGCCTCCCGCGGCCGAAAGCGCGCCGCTTCGAGTGCCTTAGCAAATCCCGCATCGCATCCAACCCTGCCGGTGAGCGCGCGGCACCGGTACGGGGGCGGTCAGCGACCGATCGAATGCAGGGCTTCGACGACATAGTCGTAATCGTCGTCGTCCATGCGGTTGTGAAGCGGGATCGCCATCGAATTGCGGTCGCTGTCGCGCGCGCCGGGAAAGGCGTCGGCCTCGATTCCATAGCGCTCGCGATAATAGCCGAGCATGTGGACCGCATGGGTACCCGGCCGGGTGGCGACGCCCAGGTTCTTCAGCCGATCCATGATCTCGTTCCGGGCAAAGGGCGCAAGCTCGGGATCGACATAGGTGACGTAGGATTGCCAGGCATGGCTTGCCCATTCCGGGACTCTGGGGGTGCGCAGCCAGGCGATGTCCGCCAGCTGCTCGGCGAACCAAGCTGCCCGGCGATCGCGCTCGGCGATAAAGCCGTCCAGCTTCTTGAGTTGCTCGACGCCGACAGCGCCCTGGAGGTCGGTCATCCGATAATTGTAACCGCACAGGTCGAAATCGGGGAGGATATAGGGCCGTGCGCCGTGATGACGCTGCTCCTCCGATATGCTCGCGCCATGGTTGCGCAGGCGGTCCGCCGTCTCTGCGAAAGTAGCGTTATCGGTCGTGAGCATACCCCCTTCGCCGGTCGTGACCGACTTGCGGGGGTGGAAAGAGAAGGCCGCCATATCGCCGAGCGCCCCGGCGGGGGTCCCCCGGTAGGCGGCGCCCGCTGCGCAGGCCGCATCCTCGATCACGATCACGTCGTCGGGCACGGCCGCGCGCACGCCGTCCATGTCGGCGGGCATCCCGAACAGGTGGACCGGAATGATGGCTTTGGTGCGATCGCTGAGCTTGTCTGCGATCTGCGTGGGATCGATGTTGAAATCTCGCGTCGAGACATCGCAGAACACCGGGGTCGCGCCGCAATGCACGACCACGTTGGCGGTGGACACCCAGGTAAAGGCAGGCACGATGACCTCGTCTCCGGGGCCGACCCCCGCGGCGACCAGGGCAAGATGCGTCGCCGTGGTGCAGCTGGTGGTCGCCAGCGCATGGGCGACGCGATGGCGGGCGGCGAACATCCGCTCGAATTCCGCGACCTTGGGGCCTTGCGTGAGCCAGCCGCTCTCAAGCGGTTCGAGAACCGCGCGACGTTCCTCCTCCCCGATCATGGGCAAGGCGATATGGACGGTGCGGGTGGCTTGCATCAGATATGCTTTCGCTGAAAGGGTTTAGCCGCGGCTCTTGGACCGCCGCTCGGCGACCGCTTCCTTATGGCTGGCACGCCAGTCGATCAGCCTTCGCAAGCCCTCGTCGAGATCGATCTCGGCGGTGAAGCCGATCTCGCGCGCGGCCTTGGCCGGATCGCCGATACGATTGCGGACCAGCGTGGCCTGGCTGCGCGGAGCGTAATTGACGGGTTGGTTCGAGCCCGTAAGCGCGAGCAGCTTTTCAGCAACCTCCTTCAGGCTGGTGCGCTTGCCGGTGCCGACGTTATAAAACTCGCCCGATGCCGATGCGGACATCGCTTTGACATTGGCAAGGGCGCAATCCTCCACCGCCACGAAGTCGAAAGCCTCCGACCCGTCGCCCATCACGGTGGGGCCTTCCCCCCGGTCGATCGCGTCGAGCATCTTCATGATCACGGCGATATAGGCACCGTGATAATCCTGCCGCGGGCCATAGACGTTCATGTAGCGAAGGCCCACGAAATCGAGCCCGTAGCGGTGATGGAACGCAGTCGCCATGGCTTCGCCTGCGATCTTGGTCGCGCCATAGAAGTTCTTGTTCAGGAACGGATGGTCCTCGCCCATAGGCTCGCTGACGGCATCGCCATAGACGCTGGCGGAGGAGGAATAGACCAGGCGCGACACCTGCTGCGCAACGCAGGCCTGAAGGACGTTGAAGGTCCCTTCGATATTCACCTTGAAAGCGCTTTGCGGATATTCGTGACACTGCAGCAGCCACAAGGCCGCAAAGTGGAAGACGCCGCTGGCACCTTCGAATGCACTGCCGAGAATATCCGGCTGCGTGATGTCGCCGCCGACATCATAGATGCGGACGCGCGGATCGCGCAGCGCCTGCTCCAGATTGCCCTGGCTGCCGCGCGCGAAATTGTCGTAGATCACGACCTCGCCGACATCCTGCTGGATCAGCCGATCGACCGTATGCGAGCCGATGAGCCCGGCGCCACCGACGACCACCAGCTTCTTTCCCCTGACGTCCATTAGCTTTGCAAGGTCCTCTTGATCGTAGCGATGATCCGCATCTGATCCTGCATAGAAAGATCCGCGCTCATCGGCAGGCTCATGACGGTGCCGGCAAGCACGCGAGCGTTGGGTGTGGCGCCGCCGCGAGCAAGATCGCGATAGGCAGGTTGGTCGTTCAGCGGCACGGGATAGTGGACGGCGGTGGGAATGCCTTCGGCCTGAAGCGCCGCCGCCAGACCATCGCGATCGGTAACGCGCACGGTGTATTGGGCCCATACGCTGGTACGATCGGTCGCGACCTCGATCAATCGAAGCGCCGGATCGAGCCCCGACAGGCCATCGCAATAACGCTGCGCGACCTCGGCCCTGAGATCCAACTCCTCGCCAAAGCGAGTCATCTTGGCCAGCACAACTGCGCATTGCAGCGTGTCCATCCGTCCGCCGACGCCGATGCGGGTGTGGACATAGCGCTTGCTCTGCCCGTGCACGCGGATTTCCCGCATCGCCTGTGCAAGTTCGGGGTCCGACGTGAAGATGGCACCGCCATCGCCATAACAACCCAGCGGCTTCGAGGGAAAAAAGCTGGTCGTCGCCAGGCGCGAGAGGCCGCAGCTTCTCACTCCGCCCTGCTCCGCCCCGAAGCTCTGCGCTGCATCTTCGATTACGGTCAGCCCGTGTGCGTCAGCGATCCGTTCGATCGCGACCATGTCGCTCGGCTGGCCGTAAAGGCTGACCGGAATGATAGCCTTGGTCCGCGCGGTGATCGCAGCTTCGATCAGCCGTTCATCGATGTTCGCGTCTTCAAGCCGCACATCGACGAAGACCGGCGTCGCGCCCAGGAGCGCGATCATCTCGCCCGTGGCAACGAAAGTGAAGGGGGTGGTGATGACCTCGTCGCCCGGCCCGATGCCGAGGGCCATCAGCGCGATGAGCAGCGCCTCCGTCCCGCTGGCGCAGCTGATGCATTCGCGCCCTTCGCCCACGAACTCCGCGAGCGCAGCCTCCATTTCGGCGACTTCCGGGCCCATGATGAACTGGCCATGCGCCAGCACCCTGTCCATACGCGTGCGAACGTCGGGCTCGATCGCGGCAAACTGAGCGGCGAGATCGATAAAGGGGATGGTCATGCCGCCACCTCCGCAAGGCGGTCGCCGCGCAAGCGGTAGCGCGCCCCCGTTTGCGGGCAGCGCCCTTCCCCCTCGCCGCTGAGCGGGAGTTCCAGACGATGGCCCGCGGCGCTCATCCAGCCAATTTGACGCGCCGGGACGCCCACCACCAGCGCGTAATCAGGCACATCGGCGTTCACCACGGCACCTGCACCGACAAAGGCGAAGCGGCCGATGGTCACGCCGCACACGACCGTACAATTGGCGCCGAGCGTCGCACCTTGACGAACGCGGGTGTCCCGATACTCGTCCTTGCGGCTGACATGGCTGCGGGGATTGTAGACATTGGTAAACACCATGCTTGGGCCGCAGAACACATCGTCTTCCAGATGCACGTTATCGTAGATCGAAACGTTGTTCTGCACCTTGACGTTGTTGCCGATGGTCACGTTGTTGGCGACGAAGACATTCTGCCCGAAGGAGCAACCGCTACCGATCACTGCCCCGGCGCTGATATGGCTGAAATGCCAGACGCGGGTCCCCTCGCCAAGAACCGCGCCGTCATCGACAATTGCGCTTTCGTGGACCACGGCGGGCATCGCTGGTCTCAGTATTCCAGCGGCAGTGAAATGGTGCGGCCGTCCCGCGCGGACAGATAGGTCGCGATCAGCAGCTCGAGCGACTTCAGCCCTTCGCGACCGTCGGTTTCCGCCTCGGCCTCGCCCCGCAGCGTCCTGATGACGTTGTCGTAATAGGCGCCGTGGCCAAAGCCATACACGCTTTCAGTGGCGTAGCTGGCATCGGCGATTTGGCTGTCGTAATCGCGCTCGTCGGCGAATTGCCAGTGTTCGATCTGGTTCACCGCAACGCCGCCGACCCGTACCGAGCCCTTGGCGCCAAGCACCGTGATCGACCCTTCCAAGTTCTGCGGATAGGTCAGCATGGTCACGTTCATACTGCCAAGCGCGCCCGATCGCCAACGGATGCTGAGGACCCCGGTGTCCTCTACCTGAATGTCGCGTTCCAGAGTCGCGGTCATGGCATGGACACTTGCCACCGGGCCGATCAGCCAGTCGAGCAGATCGACATAGTGGCTTGCCTGATTCATGAAGGCGCCGCCGTCGACCTCCCATGTTCCGCGCCAATCGGCGCTGTCGTAATAAGCCTGGGGCCGGGTCCAGAAGACGTTGACATTGACCATGTAGATCCGGCCGAAGCGGCCTTCCGCAATCGCGCGCTTGAGCAGTTGAAGCGTCGCGTTCTTGCGATTCTGCTTGACCACGAAGAGCTTAACCTGCGCGCGGTCGCAAGCCTTCACCATGGCCAGGCCGTCCTGCCAGCGGGTCGCCATCGGCTTTTCCGTGACGACGTGCTTTCCGGCTTCGGCGCATTCGATCGCCTGCCAGGGATGGAGGCCTGACGGCGTGCAAAGGATGACGGCATCGCACGATCCGTTCCGCAGCAGGTCCGAAAGCGTCGTGTGCGGACGCGCGCCCGTGCGCTCGGCCGCGGCCTCCAGGGCAGCGGGGTCGATATCGCATACGTCGGTGATACGGGCAGCACCGGCATGGGCATTCAGCGCTTCGATGTGCCGCGCCGAAATACGGCCGCAGCCAACCAACCCAAAGGAAATGGGGTTCATTACCTTCTCTTTCGTCGAGCCGCGCTCAATAGAGGGGCCGAGGCCTCATTCAACCCTTAAAGCGGCGGCGGGGCGGGGCTGAGATAAGCCCCGGGGCGATGCAGCGTGGCGCGATCGGGCAGCGCGAGGAGGGTATCGACGATGCGTTCACCGGCGTATCCATCCCACAGCGGGGGCACTGTGCCGGCTTTCCATCGCCCGGCAAGCAGGTGCCGCATCCAGGGTGCAATCATCGTCGGATCGGTGCCGATGAGCTCGTTGGTACCCATGGTCACCGTTTCAGGCCTTTCGGTGGTGTCGCGCAGCGTCATGCAGGGCACGCCCAGCACCGTCGCTTCCTCTGTAATACCGCCACTGTCGGTGATCACCACACGGGCGTGTTCGACCAGATAGTTGAATTCGAGATAGCCGAGCGGTTCGACGGCATGGATATTGGCGGGCACGCGCCCCAGCGCCCGCAGGGTGGAGGCGGTACGCGGATGCACGGGGAAGACGACGGGAAGGCC comes from the Qipengyuania sediminis genome and includes:
- a CDS encoding N-acetyl sugar amidotransferase, producing MPPTPVTGQDLPTNYRVCTRCIYDERVPAIGFDEAGVCNYCHQVDDLVEEYGTGQAKGVRKLEQTVEDIKREGHGKPYDCVIGVSGGTDSSYMLYLARQYGLRPLAVHYDNTWNGSIATLNIHRVLKHLDIDLFTWVVNNKEVDDIFRAFMLAGVPEIEASTDLALAEVMYRAAHRHKVKYILEGHSFVTEGISPLGKNYFDGRYIQSIHRRFGQRKMETYPLMTFERFIYWSCIARIKKIRPFWYLDYSKEDARAFLEREYGWEYYGGHHLENRMTAYFHGVYAPQKFGTDFRNNTLAALVRNGKMDRQTAWAAYSEPPKVEEELVSYVRKRLGFSESEYDAIMAATPKNWRDYPTYKRRFERLRPLFYALARAELVPMSFYLKYCFATPSDEDPR
- a CDS encoding Gfo/Idh/MocA family protein, whose protein sequence is MNPISFGLVGCGRISARHIEALNAHAGAARITDVCDIDPAALEAAAERTGARPHTTLSDLLRNGSCDAVILCTPSGLHPWQAIECAEAGKHVVTEKPMATRWQDGLAMVKACDRAQVKLFVVKQNRKNATLQLLKRAIAEGRFGRIYMVNVNVFWTRPQAYYDSADWRGTWEVDGGAFMNQASHYVDLLDWLIGPVASVHAMTATLERDIQVEDTGVLSIRWRSGALGSMNVTMLTYPQNLEGSITVLGAKGSVRVGGVAVNQIEHWQFADERDYDSQIADASYATESVYGFGHGAYYDNVIRTLRGEAEAETDGREGLKSLELLIATYLSARDGRTISLPLEY
- a CDS encoding DegT/DnrJ/EryC1/StrS family aminotransferase; this translates as MQATRTVHIALPMIGEEERRAVLEPLESGWLTQGPKVAEFERMFAARHRVAHALATTSCTTATHLALVAAGVGPGDEVIVPAFTWVSTANVVVHCGATPVFCDVSTRDFNIDPTQIADKLSDRTKAIIPVHLFGMPADMDGVRAAVPDDVIVIEDAACAAGAAYRGTPAGALGDMAAFSFHPRKSVTTGEGGMLTTDNATFAETADRLRNHGASISEEQRHHGARPYILPDFDLCGYNYRMTDLQGAVGVEQLKKLDGFIAERDRRAAWFAEQLADIAWLRTPRVPEWASHAWQSYVTYVDPELAPFARNEIMDRLKNLGVATRPGTHAVHMLGYYRERYGIEADAFPGARDSDRNSMAIPLHNRMDDDDYDYVVEALHSIGR
- the asnB gene encoding asparagine synthase (glutamine-hydrolyzing), encoding MCGIAGILHLDGEAASPVHVRAMADAVRHRGPDGEGQWVEGPVAFGHRRLAIIDLSELGRQPMVSRDGRLVLTYNGEVYNHRELRAELEALGYGFRSDTDSEVVLNALHAWGEKALERFNGMFAFALWDRTERRLMLARDRYGIKPLYWAIFGNTLLFGSEQKAILAHPAARRTLDRRALVEYFTFQNIFTDRTLLDSVRILPAATVATVEPGAMREPVQRRYWDYRFREPDHPADPREYREELDRLLRQAVSRQLMADVELGSYLSGGMDSGTLTALGAREFPNMKSFTCGFDISSASGLELGFDERVKAEAMSALFRTEHYEMVLKAGDMERCLPALARHIEEPRVGQSYPNYYAAKLASKFVKVVLSGAGGDELFGGYPWRYYRAVNCIGFDQYVENYYGFWHRLIDHADRASLFAPIADTARDVDPKSIFRTVFEHHDNELERPEDFINHSLYFEAKTFLHGLFVVEDKLSMAHGLESRVPFMDNDLVDFAMRCPVALKLNNLADVVRIDENEPANKQNSYFAKTRDGKQILRDVMANYIPQDITGGIKQGFSAPDASWFRGDSIGFVRRKLLTGNSPIYDVLDRTTVHRIVQRHLDGAENRRLFIWSLLNVDSWMEQTL
- a CDS encoding acyltransferase, whose protein sequence is MPAVVHESAIVDDGAVLGEGTRVWHFSHISAGAVIGSGCSFGQNVFVANNVTIGNNVKVQNNVSIYDNVHLEDDVFCGPSMVFTNVYNPRSHVSRKDEYRDTRVRQGATLGANCTVVCGVTIGRFAFVGAGAVVNADVPDYALVVGVPARQIGWMSAAGHRLELPLSGEGEGRCPQTGARYRLRGDRLAEVAA
- a CDS encoding acyltransferase, whose translation is MSLWDELRAFWTQRRQAIHEAYTRTLPLGDYVVDRWDKARALGFGEGTSIYDTAYVFGEVRVGKDTWIGPFVVLDGSGGLTIGDTCSISAGVQIYSHDTVRWATSGGAEPYEYAPTRIGHHCYVGPNAVIAKGVTVGDGAVIGANSLVLSDVDPGARVGGTPARPLGAGRS
- the hisH gene encoding imidazole glycerol phosphate synthase subunit HisH, whose amino-acid sequence is MSGERYPIGIIDYGVGNLGSVRNMLRRAGHPAAIVGMREDMARCDKLILPGVGAFDRAIERLEASGLRDMLDEMVLHRRVPTLGICLGMQLLTRGSEEGNRPGLGYIAAETRRFPAGTGLKVPHMGWNLVAATNPSPLTAHFSGETRFYFVHSYRVSVDDDAHSMLTCSYGGPFDAGIMAGNVYGAQFHPEKSHRFGRAFLAAFGAL
- a CDS encoding NAD-dependent epimerase/dehydratase family protein; amino-acid sequence: MDVRGKKLVVVGGAGLIGSHTVDRLIQQDVGEVVIYDNFARGSQGNLEQALRDPRVRIYDVGGDITQPDILGSAFEGASGVFHFAALWLLQCHEYPQSAFKVNIEGTFNVLQACVAQQVSRLVYSSSASVYGDAVSEPMGEDHPFLNKNFYGATKIAGEAMATAFHHRYGLDFVGLRYMNVYGPRQDYHGAYIAVIMKMLDAIDRGEGPTVMGDGSEAFDFVAVEDCALANVKAMSASASGEFYNVGTGKRTSLKEVAEKLLALTGSNQPVNYAPRSQATLVRNRIGDPAKAAREIGFTAEIDLDEGLRRLIDWRASHKEAVAERRSKSRG
- a CDS encoding DegT/DnrJ/EryC1/StrS family aminotransferase, yielding MTIPFIDLAAQFAAIEPDVRTRMDRVLAHGQFIMGPEVAEMEAALAEFVGEGRECISCASGTEALLIALMALGIGPGDEVITTPFTFVATGEMIALLGATPVFVDVRLEDANIDERLIEAAITARTKAIIPVSLYGQPSDMVAIERIADAHGLTVIEDAAQSFGAEQGGVRSCGLSRLATTSFFPSKPLGCYGDGGAIFTSDPELAQAMREIRVHGQSKRYVHTRIGVGGRMDTLQCAVVLAKMTRFGEELDLRAEVAQRYCDGLSGLDPALRLIEVATDRTSVWAQYTVRVTDRDGLAAALQAEGIPTAVHYPVPLNDQPAYRDLARGGATPNARVLAGTVMSLPMSADLSMQDQMRIIATIKRTLQS
- a CDS encoding HisA/HisF-related TIM barrel protein; this encodes MLRTRIIPCLQLRHGSLVKTRRFGRFEYIGDPANTCRIFNECEVDELAIVDIAASTEGRGPDFQVLEELADECFMPVAYGGGITRVEEAERVLRLGMEKIIIGTAAYERPGLISEIANAFGSQCVIAAIDVAGAQGRWQCRSRSARQAQRVPPVDWARRVADAGAGEILLTSIDREGTWTGFDQPLIAAVSAAVGIPVIAHGGAGRDADIMEAVDQSGASAVALGSMVVFQKRGMGVLVNFPEHLTEWSARAGRQEAAYSAPADRP